Proteins found in one Paenibacillus sp. FSL R10-2782 genomic segment:
- the bshA gene encoding N-acetyl-alpha-D-glucosaminyl L-malate synthase BshA, translating to MNDKLKIGITCYPSLGGSGVVATELGKLLAEKGHEVHFIANSIPFRLGGEFQKNIFYHEVEVNDYYVFRYPPYDLSLATKMAQVAQMKNLDVLHVHYAVPHAVCAYLAKEMVGDHLKVVTTLHGTDITVLAQDESLKDLIRLAINKSDAVTAVSKDLIRETIDALEITRPIDLTYNFVDKRVYYPRDAAALRRDFAQPNEKIMMHISNFRPVKRVGDVLDIFERVQRKVSAKLLLVGEGPDLPKIRCKIESLGLQDKVFFLGKQDQIAEVISMADVLLLPSEKESFGLVALEAMACGVPTIGSEAGGVPELVVHGSTGYLAEIGNTERMAEYAVQLLSDEAMAERFREACLVRARTVFCDKLITRQYEEIYYRVLGREVPDLKPISV from the coding sequence TTGAATGACAAATTGAAAATTGGAATTACCTGCTATCCGTCATTAGGCGGTTCTGGTGTAGTGGCTACAGAGTTGGGCAAGTTGCTTGCCGAAAAAGGGCATGAGGTCCATTTTATTGCCAACAGCATTCCGTTCAGATTAGGCGGGGAATTCCAGAAAAATATTTTTTATCATGAGGTCGAGGTTAACGACTATTACGTGTTCAGATATCCGCCTTATGATCTGTCGCTGGCGACCAAAATGGCTCAGGTCGCACAAATGAAAAATTTGGATGTACTCCATGTTCACTATGCTGTACCACATGCGGTATGTGCTTATTTGGCAAAGGAAATGGTGGGCGACCATCTCAAAGTAGTAACCACGCTTCACGGCACAGACATTACGGTGTTGGCGCAGGATGAATCGTTGAAGGATTTAATCCGACTGGCGATCAACAAAAGTGACGCGGTAACAGCGGTTTCCAAGGATTTGATTCGGGAGACGATAGATGCGCTGGAGATTACACGCCCGATTGATTTGACCTACAATTTTGTGGATAAACGAGTATATTATCCGCGGGATGCAGCTGCGCTGCGGAGAGATTTTGCCCAGCCGAATGAAAAAATAATGATGCACATTTCAAACTTCCGTCCGGTCAAAAGAGTGGGGGACGTGCTGGATATATTTGAAAGAGTGCAACGAAAAGTATCTGCAAAGCTGCTGTTAGTTGGGGAAGGACCGGACCTTCCGAAAATCCGCTGCAAAATCGAAAGCTTAGGCTTGCAGGATAAGGTGTTCTTTTTGGGCAAGCAGGATCAGATCGCTGAAGTGATTTCCATGGCGGATGTGCTGCTGCTTCCATCGGAAAAGGAAAGCTTTGGACTGGTTGCTCTGGAAGCGATGGCTTGTGGAGTACCAACGATTGGCTCCGAGGCAGGAGGCGTGCCTGAATTGGTTGTTCACGGGAGTACAGGCTATCTTGCTGAAATCGGCAATACCGAGAGGATGGCGGAATATGCGGTGCAGCTATTATCGGATGAAGCGATGGCAGAGCGTTTTCGTGAAGCCTGTCTGGTGCGGGCTCGTACCGTATTCTGTGATAAGCTGATTACCCGACAATATGAGGAAATATATTACCGTGTGTTGGGACGCGAGGTGCCGGATCTTAAACCGATTAGCGTTTAA
- the bshB1 gene encoding bacillithiol biosynthesis deacetylase BshB1 yields MTLDILIFGAHADDAEIGMGGTIAKHTSAGLRVGVCDLTRAEMSSNGDVDTRMTEAEDAAKVLGLAVRTNLGLPDRGLYVTPENVAAVTEEIRRHAPKIVFAPYWEDRHPDHVMCSKLVEEAVFNAKLRRFMPEQPAVLVEQLYFYFINDIGRSDLIVDITEHVEAKEQALLSYASQFQAAPGKDTVSTPLNQGYVERVKARDSLLGQRKLISYAEGFASKTPHLVKLFT; encoded by the coding sequence ATGACACTGGACATCTTGATTTTTGGAGCTCATGCTGATGATGCTGAAATTGGTATGGGAGGCACGATTGCCAAGCATACATCTGCTGGTTTAAGGGTGGGCGTATGTGATTTGACGCGTGCGGAAATGTCATCCAATGGCGATGTAGATACCCGCATGACAGAAGCGGAGGACGCTGCAAAAGTGCTAGGCCTTGCTGTGCGAACGAATCTGGGACTGCCTGATCGCGGTTTGTACGTGACACCTGAGAATGTAGCCGCAGTGACCGAGGAAATTCGGCGTCATGCGCCGAAAATCGTATTTGCTCCCTACTGGGAGGATCGACACCCGGATCATGTCATGTGCAGCAAGCTGGTAGAAGAAGCGGTGTTTAACGCCAAGTTACGTCGATTTATGCCGGAACAGCCTGCGGTACTGGTGGAGCAGTTATATTTTTATTTCATTAATGATATTGGCAGGTCGGATCTGATTGTAGACATTACGGAGCATGTTGAAGCCAAGGAGCAGGCATTGCTAAGCTATGCTTCCCAATTCCAGGCTGCACCTGGTAAAGACACGGTATCCACGCCATTAAACCAGGGGTATGTCGAGCGTGTAAAAGCCCGGGATTCGTTGTTAGGTCAGCGTAAGCTGATTTCGTATGCAGAGGGCTTTGCGTCCAAAACGCCTCATCTGGTTAAGCTATTCACATAA
- the mgsA gene encoding methylglyoxal synthase, with product MFKIAFIAHDRKKDEMVNFITAYEHVFTGHQLYSTGTTGLRIMEQTKLQIHRYMSGPLGGDQQIGAMVAQNDMDLIIFLRDPLMAQPHEPDISALLRLCDVQGIPLATNVATAEILVKALDRGDFAWRELVHKYKPGIDQQDDIK from the coding sequence ATGTTCAAGATTGCATTTATAGCGCATGACCGCAAAAAAGATGAAATGGTTAACTTTATAACCGCGTATGAGCATGTTTTTACAGGACATCAATTGTATTCAACTGGCACGACAGGACTGCGCATTATGGAACAAACGAAGCTTCAAATTCACCGTTACATGTCAGGACCGCTCGGAGGTGACCAGCAGATCGGGGCCATGGTCGCGCAAAATGATATGGATCTGATCATATTCCTGCGTGATCCGTTAATGGCACAGCCGCATGAGCCGGATATTAGTGCGTTGCTGCGTTTGTGTGACGTACAGGGTATTCCTTTGGCAACCAATGTTGCGACAGCTGAAATATTGGTCAAGGCGCTGGACCGGGGCGACTTTGCTTGGCGTGAGCTGGTACATAAATATAAACCGGGCATTGATCAGCAGGATGATATAAAATGA
- the dapB gene encoding 4-hydroxy-tetrahydrodipicolinate reductase, with product MPEQIKVAVVGAAGRMGREVIKLVLQDEELRLVAAVNRTHAGSDAGLLVGLPEAGVALVEDVEQALLDSRPDVMVDFTGPRFAYAHTALAIKHGVRPVIGTTGFTPEQIDELDKQCREQHIGGLIAPNFSIGVILMMRFAAQAAKYFPHLEIIEYHGDQKLDAPSGTAIKTAELIAEQRQELRQGNPEEEETLEGSRGGYYQGFRIHSVRLPGVFAQQEVIFGGFGQSLKIRQDSYERAGYMPGVKIGIQKVMEQPGLVYGFEHYID from the coding sequence ATGCCAGAGCAAATAAAAGTGGCTGTCGTTGGAGCAGCCGGACGTATGGGCCGTGAGGTTATCAAATTGGTTCTCCAGGATGAAGAACTTCGGCTGGTAGCCGCAGTAAACAGAACGCACGCCGGCAGTGATGCCGGCCTTCTCGTCGGCCTTCCGGAAGCAGGCGTTGCACTTGTGGAGGATGTGGAGCAGGCGCTGCTGGATAGTCGTCCGGATGTGATGGTAGATTTTACAGGTCCTCGTTTTGCTTACGCACATACAGCGCTTGCCATCAAGCATGGCGTTCGTCCTGTTATCGGGACAACGGGATTTACACCGGAGCAGATTGATGAACTGGACAAGCAGTGTCGGGAACAGCACATTGGCGGTCTGATTGCGCCTAACTTTTCAATAGGAGTTATTTTGATGATGCGGTTTGCGGCTCAAGCAGCCAAATACTTTCCTCATTTGGAGATTATCGAATATCATGGCGACCAGAAATTGGACGCGCCATCGGGAACGGCAATTAAGACCGCAGAACTGATTGCTGAGCAGCGTCAGGAGCTGCGTCAAGGGAACCCGGAGGAGGAAGAAACGCTCGAAGGATCACGCGGCGGCTACTACCAAGGGTTTCGTATCCACAGTGTCCGTCTTCCCGGTGTATTTGCACAGCAGGAAGTTATTTTCGGAGGATTTGGACAATCGCTCAAAATTCGTCAGGACTCCTACGAACGGGCAGGCTATATGCCCGGCGTCAAAATCGGTATTCAAAAGGTAATGGAGCAGCCCGGACTTGTATACGGTTTTGAGCATTACATTGATTAA
- a CDS encoding tetratricopeptide repeat protein, producing MKAEEYVQKAYQCILQNDFEQAVEWFEKAISAQPDHAEHYFRCSVTYARSGRIEQALAYAGDAVRLAPQQDEYVLHLHTLEARQQTEKARKMLDVDKATPQVRRDAILLLERAIALDPLCGDAFMLLALVYAEMNEYKLAVQAAREAAALFPHNEQLANLMKKLCQQMNEQI from the coding sequence ATGAAGGCGGAGGAATACGTTCAGAAAGCTTATCAGTGTATTTTACAGAACGATTTTGAGCAGGCCGTGGAATGGTTTGAAAAAGCGATTTCCGCCCAGCCTGATCATGCGGAGCATTATTTCCGCTGTTCGGTCACCTATGCCCGCAGCGGTCGGATAGAGCAGGCGCTTGCTTATGCTGGAGATGCGGTTCGTCTGGCCCCACAGCAGGATGAATATGTGCTGCATTTGCATACATTGGAGGCCAGACAGCAGACGGAGAAAGCCAGAAAGATGCTGGATGTCGATAAAGCTACGCCACAGGTGCGCAGAGATGCAATCCTGCTGCTGGAACGGGCAATTGCCCTTGATCCGCTGTGTGGTGACGCTTTTATGCTGCTTGCATTGGTTTATGCTGAAATGAATGAATATAAGCTGGCTGTGCAGGCTGCTCGTGAGGCGGCCGCTTTGTTTCCTCACAATGAACAGCTTGCCAATCTCATGAAGAAGCTATGCCAGCAAATGAATGAACAGATCTAG
- a CDS encoding nucleotide pyrophosphohydrolase — MEKSLDEIQREVDQYISQFKEGYFSPLAMLARMSEEVGELAREVNHSFGEKPKKTDEADNSIELELGDILFITVCFANSLGINLADAHDKVMHKFNTRDANRWTKKDTV, encoded by the coding sequence ATGGAAAAATCGCTTGATGAAATTCAACGTGAGGTGGACCAGTATATTTCCCAATTCAAAGAAGGATATTTCAGCCCACTTGCAATGCTGGCCCGGATGTCCGAGGAAGTCGGGGAGCTGGCCAGAGAGGTCAATCATTCCTTTGGCGAGAAACCGAAAAAAACGGATGAGGCCGACAATTCGATTGAGCTGGAGCTGGGAGACATTTTGTTCATCACGGTCTGCTTTGCAAACTCGCTGGGTATTAATTTGGCCGATGCTCATGATAAGGTCATGCATAAATTTAACACACGTGACGCGAATCGTTGGACCAAAAAGGACACCGTTTAG
- a CDS encoding YitT family protein, protein MKTTRSIEQLKIILPIVLGTAIYAFGLLYFIIPSKLMEGGITGITLLLNYAFSISPSLSTLLLNIPLFLIGWKMLGGKQIIYTGVGIGALTFFLWLFEKMIHLGWMGTFQTEHDFILSSLYAGVTLGAGLGIVFRFGGTTGGSDIIARILNRKFGWSMGRILLVIDIVIIGASLLYIPKEKILYTLVAVFIASKIIDFIQEGAYSARAFMIISDHTMDIANIITRDMDRGVTIIPAMGAFSRQTKHVAYCVVSRQEIRRLHQIVKSVDPRAFIVIQDVHDVHGEGFKEE, encoded by the coding sequence ATGAAAACAACCAGGTCTATTGAACAGCTTAAAATCATTTTACCCATTGTGCTCGGCACTGCTATTTATGCATTCGGCCTGCTTTATTTCATTATACCCAGCAAGCTGATGGAAGGCGGCATCACAGGCATCACCCTCCTGCTGAACTATGCTTTCTCGATATCTCCATCCCTCTCCACATTGCTCCTGAACATTCCTCTATTTTTAATCGGATGGAAAATGCTTGGCGGCAAGCAAATTATTTATACCGGAGTCGGTATCGGGGCGCTCACTTTTTTTCTGTGGTTGTTTGAAAAAATGATTCACCTCGGGTGGATGGGCACGTTTCAGACTGAGCACGATTTTATACTTTCTTCATTATATGCCGGGGTTACCCTCGGGGCAGGATTGGGCATCGTATTCCGGTTTGGCGGTACCACCGGCGGGTCGGATATTATTGCACGTATTTTGAACCGGAAGTTTGGCTGGAGTATGGGTAGAATTTTGCTGGTGATTGATATCGTCATCATCGGCGCATCGCTACTGTACATACCCAAGGAAAAAATCCTGTATACGCTAGTCGCTGTGTTTATCGCTTCCAAGATTATTGACTTTATACAGGAAGGAGCCTATTCAGCGAGAGCCTTCATGATCATCAGTGACCATACGATGGATATTGCGAATATCATTACACGGGATATGGATCGCGGTGTTACTATCATTCCGGCTATGGGCGCATTTTCCAGGCAGACCAAGCATGTTGCTTACTGTGTCGTGTCCCGTCAGGAAATACGGCGTTTGCATCAAATTGTGAAATCGGTTGATCCGCGAGCATTCATCGTCATTCAGGATGTGCATGATGTACACGGGGAGGGCTTCAAAGAGGAATAG
- a CDS encoding sporulation protein YpjB has translation MIWSQAFRGVLRVVSGVVLSMVLLLSVCFPPGIAEARDQPKSTSNAKEIEELDRAAAMLYRDVMDGNIEKARSDVAEVSRWFSTGQVQAALSVEAIHVLSGSILEVQQATQSVQASPDEWVKAAANLRLAADAIAHPRQPLWQQYYKILKEDISGLNSQFAKGNMKGFAAGATVLEDHYETIRTAALISGKTTEVVRADSWISYVKGLGNQQNVDASAIRGALEQGNPTFNALFGREKDATALAPFIPYESERRAELAIGLTILLTLVYVGYRKYRSRFSL, from the coding sequence ATGATTTGGAGTCAGGCGTTTCGTGGTGTGCTGCGTGTCGTTTCGGGAGTTGTATTATCTATGGTCTTGTTGCTTTCCGTTTGTTTCCCTCCGGGCATTGCGGAAGCGCGGGATCAGCCCAAGTCCACCAGTAATGCAAAGGAAATAGAGGAACTGGATCGTGCGGCTGCGATGTTGTACCGGGATGTAATGGATGGGAATATTGAAAAAGCACGCTCCGATGTAGCGGAGGTAAGCCGATGGTTCAGCACGGGTCAGGTACAGGCTGCACTGTCTGTGGAGGCCATTCATGTTTTATCCGGCAGCATTCTTGAGGTACAGCAAGCTACACAATCCGTGCAAGCATCGCCGGATGAATGGGTGAAGGCTGCTGCCAATTTGCGACTTGCGGCAGATGCGATTGCACATCCGCGCCAGCCTTTATGGCAGCAGTATTATAAAATTTTAAAAGAAGATATCAGCGGCTTAAATAGCCAGTTTGCTAAAGGAAATATGAAAGGTTTCGCTGCTGGAGCAACAGTGCTGGAGGATCATTACGAGACGATCCGGACGGCGGCGTTGATCAGCGGTAAAACAACAGAGGTTGTTCGAGCAGATTCATGGATTTCTTACGTTAAAGGATTGGGAAATCAGCAAAATGTGGATGCTTCAGCGATTAGAGGGGCACTAGAGCAGGGAAACCCGACGTTTAATGCCTTGTTTGGACGTGAAAAAGACGCTACCGCGCTGGCTCCATTCATCCCGTACGAAAGTGAGCGCCGGGCAGAACTGGCAATCGGCCTGACGATCCTGCTTACCTTGGTTTATGTGGGTTACCGTAAGTATCGATCCCGTTTCTCCCTTTAA
- a CDS encoding GNAT family N-acetyltransferase, with product MDIVINKKEYSLKKEIRDDLKIRKSFNQLAKQSFDLNFEVWHQLGFWDEKYIPYVLLDGDCVVANVSVSLMDFSLSGEQKKFIQIGTVMTDPNYRNQGLSRFLIERVLQDWHGNCDAMYLFANDDVKEFYPKFGFAAAQEYQCIRKAPIKSMDVPVKKLNMEATSDLQLLKRKCSSLNPYSYFSMKSSEGLILFYCTSFFKDKVFYIPLYDTIVIMDFEENIMNCYDIFGTGDIPMELILSVVMEKETKKIVFGFTPEPMDGCEISLLNQEDTTLFYRSDNESICTENKLMFPILSRA from the coding sequence ATGGATATCGTTATAAATAAAAAAGAATATAGTTTAAAAAAGGAAATTCGTGATGATCTTAAAATAAGAAAGAGCTTTAACCAATTAGCCAAACAAAGTTTTGATCTGAATTTTGAAGTTTGGCATCAATTAGGATTCTGGGATGAAAAATATATTCCTTATGTACTGTTAGATGGGGATTGCGTGGTGGCTAATGTATCTGTGAGTCTGATGGATTTTAGTTTGTCAGGTGAACAGAAGAAATTTATTCAAATCGGAACCGTAATGACAGATCCTAACTACAGGAATCAAGGGCTGAGTCGCTTTTTGATAGAACGTGTATTACAGGATTGGCATGGGAATTGTGATGCAATGTATCTTTTTGCGAATGATGATGTGAAGGAGTTTTATCCTAAATTTGGTTTTGCTGCTGCACAAGAGTATCAATGTATCCGGAAAGCACCAATTAAAAGCATGGACGTTCCAGTTAAAAAATTGAACATGGAAGCGACGTCAGATTTACAGTTATTGAAAAGAAAATGTTCCTCTTTAAATCCTTATTCATATTTTTCTATGAAAAGCAGTGAAGGGCTAATATTGTTCTATTGCACCTCTTTTTTTAAAGATAAGGTGTTCTATATCCCTCTGTATGACACGATTGTCATTATGGATTTTGAAGAAAATATCATGAATTGTTATGATATTTTTGGAACGGGGGATATTCCTATGGAATTGATTTTATCTGTAGTTATGGAAAAAGAAACGAAGAAAATTGTTTTCGGCTTTACGCCAGAGCCAATGGACGGTTGCGAAATTTCTCTTCTAAATCAAGAAGATACCACACTATTTTATAGATCTGACAATGAAAGTATATGTACAGAAAATAAACTAATGTTTCCTATTTTGTCACGGGCATAA
- a CDS encoding DUF1405 domain-containing protein — protein MSLSYLWSRSFLTSRPFLWLLFWCNLVGTVYGYIWYGRQLEYTLSYHPIWQIVFVPDSPTASLFFTISVLFLLYPPRLKGLKVIRQLMEALAVVTSVKYGIWASAIIFWGVAQGGHMIWQDWMLVASHTAMAVEALLFVRFFTCKWAALCVAALWTLLNDTVDYTFGIYPYLPRTLTDDVPQVRTFTYMLTLFSIAASWLAMYMRDRMASSLNKAKLLE, from the coding sequence GTGTCGTTGTCTTATTTGTGGAGCCGGTCGTTCTTGACGAGCCGGCCTTTTTTGTGGCTGCTGTTCTGGTGTAACCTGGTCGGAACTGTGTATGGGTACATATGGTATGGAAGACAATTGGAATATACGCTAAGCTATCACCCGATATGGCAGATTGTATTTGTACCTGATAGTCCGACGGCCAGCCTGTTTTTTACGATTTCTGTATTATTCCTGCTTTATCCTCCGCGCCTGAAGGGCTTGAAGGTCATTCGCCAGCTGATGGAGGCGTTGGCTGTGGTGACGAGTGTCAAATACGGCATTTGGGCCTCAGCTATTATTTTTTGGGGTGTCGCGCAGGGAGGGCATATGATATGGCAGGATTGGATGCTGGTAGCATCTCATACGGCAATGGCAGTTGAAGCCTTGCTGTTCGTTCGCTTTTTCACCTGCAAATGGGCGGCTCTGTGCGTAGCAGCTTTGTGGACACTGTTAAATGATACGGTCGATTATACATTCGGCATATATCCGTATCTTCCGAGGACGCTAACGGATGATGTACCACAAGTGCGTACTTTTACCTATATGCTGACCCTTTTCAGTATCGCAGCCTCATGGCTTGCCATGTATATGCGTGATCGAATGGCTTCCTCACTTAATAAGGCCAAATTATTGGAATAG
- a CDS encoding IDEAL domain-containing protein — translation MDKMKVTYEVMLGLSAEMVLDEALRKRRSEKLYKDIDEALASGDEVAFRHLTDELKAIN, via the coding sequence ATGGATAAAATGAAGGTTACTTATGAAGTAATGTTAGGTTTGTCTGCTGAAATGGTTTTGGACGAGGCATTACGTAAACGCCGGAGTGAAAAGCTCTACAAGGATATAGATGAGGCGCTGGCCTCCGGAGATGAAGTAGCTTTTCGTCATCTTACGGATGAGCTGAAAGCGATCAATTGA
- a CDS encoding gamma carbonic anhydrase family protein, producing MLIHYNGNMPQLDPSVYVAEGAKIVGKVTIGQDSSVWFNAVLRGDMAPVIIGERCNIQDGVVGHVNTDQPLVLADDISVGHAAIIHGCTIGKGTLIGMGAIVLNGAELGEYALIGAGSVVTENTKIPPYTLSLGTPAKVVRELTDADLLRMSRTALSYVTKGKEYRIS from the coding sequence ATGCTGATTCACTATAACGGAAACATGCCACAGCTCGATCCATCTGTCTATGTGGCAGAAGGAGCAAAAATTGTCGGAAAGGTAACGATCGGCCAAGATTCCTCAGTTTGGTTCAATGCCGTACTACGCGGGGATATGGCCCCTGTCATCATCGGTGAACGCTGCAACATCCAGGACGGTGTCGTGGGACATGTGAACACGGACCAGCCCTTGGTGCTGGCGGATGATATTTCGGTGGGACATGCTGCGATTATCCATGGCTGTACGATAGGCAAAGGCACTTTAATCGGTATGGGGGCCATTGTACTCAACGGAGCTGAGCTTGGTGAATATGCTTTAATAGGAGCAGGGTCGGTCGTTACGGAAAATACCAAAATACCACCCTATACTCTTTCTCTCGGTACACCTGCCAAAGTGGTGCGAGAATTGACAGACGCAGATTTGCTGCGGATGTCACGTACGGCACTCAGCTATGTAACGAAAGGAAAAGAATATAGGATCTCTTAA
- a CDS encoding histidine phosphatase family protein: MLIGLIRHGLTDWNAVGKIQGHSDIPLNAQGRQQARLLAERLKDEPYHWDGLITSSLSRAKETGEIIASALHLPLLEPDDRLRERAYGQVEGMTQAEREAKWGSDWHLLDLGQESDEALQLRGLAFMEAIWSENRDKNLLVVSHGGFLANLYKALYQEKFTERIGNLSLSVLQREDTDWTPLLYNCTRHLQEKSSCNLKG; encoded by the coding sequence ATGCTTATTGGCTTGATCAGACATGGATTAACGGATTGGAATGCGGTAGGTAAAATCCAGGGTCACAGTGATATTCCGTTGAATGCGCAAGGGCGCCAGCAGGCACGCTTGTTAGCAGAACGTTTAAAAGATGAGCCCTATCATTGGGATGGACTTATTACAAGTAGCCTTTCGAGAGCGAAGGAGACGGGAGAGATTATTGCATCTGCTCTTCACCTTCCTTTGCTGGAGCCGGATGATCGGCTGAGAGAACGTGCCTATGGTCAGGTCGAGGGCATGACACAGGCCGAGCGTGAGGCAAAGTGGGGGAGCGACTGGCATCTGCTGGACCTGGGACAGGAGAGCGATGAAGCTCTCCAACTCCGCGGGTTGGCTTTTATGGAGGCCATTTGGTCAGAAAATCGGGACAAGAACCTGCTAGTCGTTTCTCATGGCGGTTTTTTGGCTAATTTGTATAAGGCTTTGTATCAGGAAAAGTTTACGGAACGAATTGGCAATCTGTCACTGAGTGTTCTCCAACGTGAGGATACGGATTGGACGCCGCTGTTGTATAATTGCACCAGACATTTACAGGAAAAAAGCAGTTGTAACTTAAAAGGTTGA
- a CDS encoding anti-sigma factor yields the protein MKSRDAEDLFATGKNVSKQDSERRRAKSSSAGWEHGSEENEWNLSKESRSAIRNISFEITDEQAEAMNRRVMDRIYEESPWLVPGEHRRARVNPASRKYMSVWIAGFLAVFLCSFLFLNWNGSSSQENPPQAAPVMDTGILPTGLLETTSTSPQYQYHIKDVNSGIMDPLVARIVPTYPQYWMLLSVLALALALFSLGWIHRARRVRN from the coding sequence ATGAAATCCAGGGACGCTGAGGATTTGTTCGCTACAGGCAAAAATGTATCGAAACAAGACTCGGAGCGCAGACGAGCTAAAAGCTCGTCTGCCGGATGGGAGCATGGTTCGGAAGAAAATGAGTGGAATTTGTCTAAAGAAAGTCGATCCGCTATTCGCAATATTTCCTTTGAGATAACAGATGAGCAGGCGGAAGCTATGAATCGCAGGGTCATGGATCGGATTTATGAAGAGTCACCATGGCTTGTTCCCGGCGAGCATCGGCGTGCGCGTGTGAACCCGGCATCCCGTAAGTATATGTCCGTATGGATCGCCGGCTTTTTGGCGGTATTTTTGTGTAGCTTTTTGTTTTTGAACTGGAATGGAAGCTCCTCTCAAGAAAATCCTCCTCAAGCGGCACCTGTCATGGATACGGGTATTTTACCGACAGGCTTGCTGGAAACTACAAGTACATCTCCACAATATCAATACCACATTAAAGATGTGAATAGTGGCATTATGGACCCGCTGGTTGCAAGAATTGTTCCTACTTACCCGCAATATTGGATGTTGCTGTCTGTATTGGCACTTGCGCTTGCCTTATTTTCTTTGGGCTGGATTCATCGTGCGAGACGGGTCAGAAATTAG
- a CDS encoding RNA polymerase sigma factor codes for MMTDSQMIQEIKQGNVEVYSELMRRHQRKILAFVYHMLKSSNLEMIAEDLCSETFYKAYRSLHSFREVDASFSTWLYTIARNTVLSELRKHRSGQVPLEESGYVPVAPLDVIPEQAVLRGEKVEMVREAINRLPEKQRSALILREYEQLDYQEIATILGQTVSAVKSLLFRARTSVKTQLEPYFFEPLYEENEGMSSQ; via the coding sequence ATGATGACAGATTCCCAGATGATTCAGGAAATCAAACAAGGTAATGTTGAGGTTTATTCAGAATTAATGAGGCGGCACCAACGTAAAATTTTAGCTTTTGTTTATCATATGCTGAAAAGTTCGAACCTGGAAATGATTGCTGAGGACTTATGCTCGGAGACGTTTTATAAAGCGTACCGGAGCCTTCACTCTTTTCGCGAGGTAGATGCATCGTTCTCCACATGGTTATATACGATTGCACGTAATACGGTGCTGAGCGAGCTTCGCAAGCATCGTAGCGGTCAGGTTCCATTGGAGGAGAGCGGCTATGTGCCGGTTGCTCCATTGGATGTGATTCCAGAGCAGGCCGTCCTTCGCGGCGAGAAGGTAGAGATGGTTCGTGAAGCGATCAACAGATTGCCAGAGAAGCAGCGGTCTGCGCTGATTTTGCGCGAATACGAGCAATTGGACTATCAGGAGATTGCTACGATTTTGGGGCAGACAGTCAGTGCGGTGAAATCGCTGCTTTTCCGGGCCAGAACCAGTGTGAAGACGCAGTTGGAGCCTTATTTTTTTGAGCCTCTCTATGAGGAAAACGAAGGGATGAGCAGCCAATGA